A region from the Rhinoderma darwinii isolate aRhiDar2 chromosome 2, aRhiDar2.hap1, whole genome shotgun sequence genome encodes:
- the LOC142742112 gene encoding uncharacterized protein LOC142742112 isoform X1: MDYKARECAWRSQMEQVFNDESPIFGFNVCKNVSELQSKYTNLLHRRMKVWWNKTFLENYIQRNLVPRGLRIQIFPSFPIFEEEFTSKWEEVCNQSSRKFMELLVDLNQKMILSMDEEIESVQAQLFPLMSADNMSKFKYNLDAQFVEWEKDIQDTKSKKFSRDIGDFQNNKVYRWRRNQVPGGRSRTPSISSVSSQSEADNMPYRPNFNTRPKRKLAQRQVANRKRPDVRDQSSRLKVINLSTHTFSNTDLELIAKGLTFSPSTGFDMFSAVKDLHIFGRSLIFKKWFDKPVDSEFFPTAEEQQALKALEDLLDEHKTDAGNVPACIRIKSKKFPALSLCPAVDLFIKSVTQEFWNIPRYIKDDNLTPSERNSLKQLQKINDVIFKAADKGGNVVVWPCTMYEAEANRQLRDKQCYKKLTFNPLSSFRSELQVKLLQAVEDNIISKELNMALSTDEPTIPTLYLLPKIHKNEKIPPGRPIISGRGSLTEGICKFIDFHLKNLVINLPSYIRDTADLLQKISGVSIDSDMLLVTIDVESLYTCIKHEAGIRAVKYFLSMSELEKPLCSFIVQMLEYILTHNFFVFNGCFYLQLQGTAMGAACAPSYANLFLGLWERNLFSDDRGDSMARVLLWARYIDDILVIWKGTHADLDSFMIGLNKNDENLKFTYKAHPSCLDFLDVKIFADEQGFLHSDVFRKETSVNALLHSSSSHPSQTIQAIPIGQFLRIRRICSSDSLFERQANDLKDRFLERGYSMRSIKKAYQRAKRTPRDDLLFPKKRPDKHSQVRFITGYHSRWPQMREILKRYWPILLTDPTLDRFITKYPSVTARRSKNLKDHLVKSHYDPTKTKYPFGTKGPKWGCKPCGQCVACPNVDKATTFTDASGSKTFNITHSITCTTKAVVYYAVCPCPKIYVGLTSRELKVRVREHMADIKRASGAENLENLKPVARHFKMHHSCDPSKLKNHAVS; this comes from the exons ATGGATTACAAAGCCAGGGAATGTGCCTGGCGTTCTcagatggaacaggttttcaatgATGAGTCCCCAATATTTGGTTTTAATGTTTGCAAAAATGTCAGTGAGCTTCAGAGTAAATACACAAATTTGTTACACCGCCGCATGAAAGTGTGGTGGAACAAAACCTTTCTGGAAAATTATATCCAGAGAAATCTTGTCCCAAGGGGTCTGAGAATCCAGATTTTCCCATCCTTTCCAATTTTTGAAGAAGAGTTCACCTCTAAATGGGAAGAGGTATGCAACCAGAGCTCCAGGAAATTCATGGAGCTCTTGGTTGACCTTAACCAAAAAATGATATTATCTATGGATGAGGAAATAGAAAGTGTCCAGGCCCAATTATTCCCACTAATGTCTGCAGACAATATGTCCAAATTTAAATATAATCTTGATGCCCAatttgtggaatgggaaaaagatATTCAAGACACTAAATCTAAGAAATTCTCTAGAGACATTGGAGATTTccaaaataataaagtatatagGTGGAGAAGAAATCAGGTCCCAGGAGGTCGTAGCCGTACTCCTTCAATTTCCTCTGTATCCTCCCAGAGTGAAGCAGATAATATGCCTTATAGACCCAATTTTAATACCCGTCCAAAAAGGAAACTGGCACAAAGACAAGTGGCCAATAGAAAGCGACCAGATGTACGGGATCAGAGCAGCCGCCTAAAGGTAATCAACCTGTCAACACATACTTTTTCTAATACTGATTTAGAATTAATAGCTAAGGGGTTGACGTTCTCACCAAGCACTGGTTTTGACATGTTCTCTGCAGTGAAAGACCTACATATCTTTGGTCGCTCGCTCATCTTCAAAAAATGGTTTGACAAACCAGTGGACAGCGAATTCTTCCCAACAGCAGAGGAACAACAGGCACTTAAAGCACTagaggacctgttagatgagCACAAGACCGATGCAGGTAATGTTCCAGCATGCATTCGCATTAAATCTAAGAAGTTTCCTGCCCTTAGCCTGTGCCCTGCGGTGGATCTTTTTATTAAATCAGTGACCCAAGAATTTTGGAATATTCCAAGGTACATCAAAGATGACAATCTAACCCCCTCAGAGAGAAACAGCCtcaaacaattacaaaaaatcaATGATGTAATATTCAAGGCGgcggataaagggggaaatgtgGTGGTCTGGCCATGTACTATGTATGAGGCAGAGGCGAATAGACAGCTAAGGGACAAACAATGTTACAAGAAATTAACTTTCAACCCTCTGTCGTCCTTTAGATCAGAATTACAGGTCAAACTTCTGCAGGCAGTAGAAGACAACATCATTTCGAAAGAACTAAACATGGCACTTTCAACTGATGAACCCACCATACCAACCCTTTACCTATTACCCAAGatccacaaaaatgaaaaaattccacCAGGAAGGCCTATTATTTCAGGTAGGGGTAGCCTCACTGAGGGGATTTGCAAATTTATTGATTTCCATCTCAAAAATTTAGTTATCAACCTACCCTCTTATATTCGTGACACGGCCGATTTGTTACAAAAGATCAGCGGTGTCAGCATcgacagtgacatgctccttgttACCATCGATGTAGAGTCTCTCTACACGTGCATCAAGCATGAAGCTGGGATAAGGGCAGTCAAATACTTCCTTTCAATGTCAGAACTAGAAAAACCCCTTTGCTCATTCATCGTCCAGATGCTTGAGTACATcctaacacataatttttttgtgtttaatggttgtttctacctacagctccagggaacggccatgggggcagcgtgtgcaccatcctacgctaacctcttcctggggctgtgggaaaggAATCTCTTCTCAGATGACCGGGGTGACTCAATGGCACGGGTCCTCCTTTGGgcccgttacattgatgacatcctggtcatctggaagggtacaCACGCTGATCTTGATTCATTTATGATTGGGTTGAATAAAAATGATGAAAATTTAAAATTCACCTACAAAGCACATCCCAGCTGCTTGGACTTCCTAGATGTCAAAATCTTTGCAGATGAACAGGGTTTTCTTCATAGTGATGTGTTTCGGAAGGAGACCTCCGTTAATGCATTGCTACACTCTTCCTCGTCTCATCCTTCACAGACTATTCAAGCGATCCCCATTGGACAGTTCTTACGAATAAGGAGGATATGTTCTTCTGACTCATTATTCGAGAGACAGGCAAATGACCTCAAAGACCGTTTTTTGGAACGGGGATACAGCATGAGATCCATTAAAAAAGCCTATCAAAGGGCTAAACGTACACCCAGGGATGACCTATTATTTCCCAAGAAAAGGCCAGACAAACACAGTCAGGTAAGATTCATTACTGGGTATCATTCCCGATGGCCACAAATGAGAGAAATCCTAAAGAGGTATTGGCCGATCTTACTGACTGACCCCACTTTAGACAGATTTATTACGAAATATCCTAGCGTCACAGCCAGACGATCTAAAAATCTGAAAGACcatcttgtcaaaagccattatgacccaacaaaaacaaaatatccattcgggaccaagggtccaaaatggggttgcAAGCCTTGTGGACAATGTGTCGCGTGCCCTAACGTAGATAAAGCCACTACCTTCACCGATGCCTCTGGCAGTAAGACCTTCAATATCACTCACTCCATCACATGCACCACTAAAGCTGTCGTGTACTATGCGGTTTGTCCTTGTCCAAAAATTTATGTTGGTCTCACTTCCAGAGAGTTGAAGGTTCGTGTACGAGAGCACATGGCCGACATAAAACGGGCATCGGGGGCAGAGAACTTGGAgaacttgaaacctgtggcccggcACTTCAAAATGCATCATTCCTGCGACCCCTCTAAATTAAAG AATCATGCTGTTTCCTGA
- the LOC142742112 gene encoding uncharacterized protein LOC142742112 isoform X2 produces the protein MDYKARECAWRSQMEQVFNDESPIFGFNVCKNVSELQSKYTNLLHRRMKVWWNKTFLENYIQRNLVPRGLRIQIFPSFPIFEEEFTSKWEEVCNQSSRKFMELLVDLNQKMILSMDEEIESVQAQLFPLMSADNMSKFKYNLDAQFVEWEKDIQDTKSKKFSRDIGDFQNNKVYRWRRNQVPGGRSRTPSISSVSSQSEADNMPYRPNFNTRPKRKLAQRQVANRKRPDVRDQSSRLKVINLSTHTFSNTDLELIAKGLTFSPSTGFDMFSAVKDLHIFGRSLIFKKWFDKPVDSEFFPTAEEQQALKALEDLLDEHKTDAGNVPACIRIKSKKFPALSLCPAVDLFIKSVTQEFWNIPRYIKDDNLTPSERNSLKQLQKINDVIFKAADKGGNVVVWPCTMYEAEANRQLRDKQCYKKLTFNPLSSFRSELQVKLLQAVEDNIISKELNMALSTDEPTIPTLYLLPKIHKNEKIPPGRPIISGRGSLTEGICKFIDFHLKNLVINLPSYIRDTADLLQKISGVSIDSDMLLVTIDVESLYTCIKHEAGIRAVKYFLSMSELEKPLCSFIVQMLEYILTHNFFVFNGCFYLQLQGTAMGAACAPSYANLFLGLWERNLFSDDRGDSMARVLLWARYIDDILVIWKGTHADLDSFMIGLNKNDENLKFTYKAHPSCLDFLDVKIFADEQGFLHSDVFRKETSVNALLHSSSSHPSQTIQAIPIGQFLRIRRICSSDSLFERQANDLKDRFLERGYSMRSIKKAYQRAKRTPRDDLLFPKKRPDKHSQRVEGSCTRAHGRHKTGIGGRELGELETCGPALQNASFLRPL, from the exons ATGGATTACAAAGCCAGGGAATGTGCCTGGCGTTCTcagatggaacaggttttcaatgATGAGTCCCCAATATTTGGTTTTAATGTTTGCAAAAATGTCAGTGAGCTTCAGAGTAAATACACAAATTTGTTACACCGCCGCATGAAAGTGTGGTGGAACAAAACCTTTCTGGAAAATTATATCCAGAGAAATCTTGTCCCAAGGGGTCTGAGAATCCAGATTTTCCCATCCTTTCCAATTTTTGAAGAAGAGTTCACCTCTAAATGGGAAGAGGTATGCAACCAGAGCTCCAGGAAATTCATGGAGCTCTTGGTTGACCTTAACCAAAAAATGATATTATCTATGGATGAGGAAATAGAAAGTGTCCAGGCCCAATTATTCCCACTAATGTCTGCAGACAATATGTCCAAATTTAAATATAATCTTGATGCCCAatttgtggaatgggaaaaagatATTCAAGACACTAAATCTAAGAAATTCTCTAGAGACATTGGAGATTTccaaaataataaagtatatagGTGGAGAAGAAATCAGGTCCCAGGAGGTCGTAGCCGTACTCCTTCAATTTCCTCTGTATCCTCCCAGAGTGAAGCAGATAATATGCCTTATAGACCCAATTTTAATACCCGTCCAAAAAGGAAACTGGCACAAAGACAAGTGGCCAATAGAAAGCGACCAGATGTACGGGATCAGAGCAGCCGCCTAAAGGTAATCAACCTGTCAACACATACTTTTTCTAATACTGATTTAGAATTAATAGCTAAGGGGTTGACGTTCTCACCAAGCACTGGTTTTGACATGTTCTCTGCAGTGAAAGACCTACATATCTTTGGTCGCTCGCTCATCTTCAAAAAATGGTTTGACAAACCAGTGGACAGCGAATTCTTCCCAACAGCAGAGGAACAACAGGCACTTAAAGCACTagaggacctgttagatgagCACAAGACCGATGCAGGTAATGTTCCAGCATGCATTCGCATTAAATCTAAGAAGTTTCCTGCCCTTAGCCTGTGCCCTGCGGTGGATCTTTTTATTAAATCAGTGACCCAAGAATTTTGGAATATTCCAAGGTACATCAAAGATGACAATCTAACCCCCTCAGAGAGAAACAGCCtcaaacaattacaaaaaatcaATGATGTAATATTCAAGGCGgcggataaagggggaaatgtgGTGGTCTGGCCATGTACTATGTATGAGGCAGAGGCGAATAGACAGCTAAGGGACAAACAATGTTACAAGAAATTAACTTTCAACCCTCTGTCGTCCTTTAGATCAGAATTACAGGTCAAACTTCTGCAGGCAGTAGAAGACAACATCATTTCGAAAGAACTAAACATGGCACTTTCAACTGATGAACCCACCATACCAACCCTTTACCTATTACCCAAGatccacaaaaatgaaaaaattccacCAGGAAGGCCTATTATTTCAGGTAGGGGTAGCCTCACTGAGGGGATTTGCAAATTTATTGATTTCCATCTCAAAAATTTAGTTATCAACCTACCCTCTTATATTCGTGACACGGCCGATTTGTTACAAAAGATCAGCGGTGTCAGCATcgacagtgacatgctccttgttACCATCGATGTAGAGTCTCTCTACACGTGCATCAAGCATGAAGCTGGGATAAGGGCAGTCAAATACTTCCTTTCAATGTCAGAACTAGAAAAACCCCTTTGCTCATTCATCGTCCAGATGCTTGAGTACATcctaacacataatttttttgtgtttaatggttgtttctacctacagctccagggaacggccatgggggcagcgtgtgcaccatcctacgctaacctcttcctggggctgtgggaaaggAATCTCTTCTCAGATGACCGGGGTGACTCAATGGCACGGGTCCTCCTTTGGgcccgttacattgatgacatcctggtcatctggaagggtacaCACGCTGATCTTGATTCATTTATGATTGGGTTGAATAAAAATGATGAAAATTTAAAATTCACCTACAAAGCACATCCCAGCTGCTTGGACTTCCTAGATGTCAAAATCTTTGCAGATGAACAGGGTTTTCTTCATAGTGATGTGTTTCGGAAGGAGACCTCCGTTAATGCATTGCTACACTCTTCCTCGTCTCATCCTTCACAGACTATTCAAGCGATCCCCATTGGACAGTTCTTACGAATAAGGAGGATATGTTCTTCTGACTCATTATTCGAGAGACAGGCAAATGACCTCAAAGACCGTTTTTTGGAACGGGGATACAGCATGAGATCCATTAAAAAAGCCTATCAAAGGGCTAAACGTACACCCAGGGATGACCTATTATTTCCCAAGAAAAGGCCAGACAAACACAGTCAG AGAGTTGAAGGTTCGTGTACGAGAGCACATGGCCGACATAAAACGGGCATCGGGGGCAGAGAACTTGGAgaacttgaaacctgtggcccggcACTTCAAAATGCATCATTCCTGCGACCCCTCTAA